Proteins encoded within one genomic window of Oncorhynchus kisutch isolate 150728-3 unplaced genomic scaffold, Okis_V2 scaffold1672, whole genome shotgun sequence:
- the LOC116367424 gene encoding uncharacterized protein LOC116367424 isoform X2, translated as MVEDDDLSLHSYDESDFLLDDGNDASTEDSPEPPKEPQGPVKDHRLSPGKVSGPVSGKTGLSPLETSAPRTLAEALRALPSAVAPPSPDNVPRPLTPLSPVVITPSSTENFPYRRSPRLAPITNLSVTAPTGERKYKKGIFPGSPRYSSSREEKTHKLTLLYLLVQNIQEGKVNKKKKCKAKKVVKQKKAGKMQQMENVGGSKEEDKKRK; from the exons ATGGTAGAAGACGACGATCTGTCTCTCCACTCCTACGACGAGTCAGACTTCCTG CTTGATGATGGCAATGACGCCTCTACTGAggacagtccagagcctccaaagGAACCACAAGGACCAGTGAAGGACCATCGACTG AGCCCAGGGAAGGTCTCTGGTCCTGTGTCTGGCAAGACTGGCCTCTCTCCTCTTGAGACCTCAGCACCCCGGACCCTGGCTGAAGCCCTACGGGCCCTGCCCTCTGCTGTGGCCCCTCCCTCCCCAGATAATGTCCCAAGGCCTCTGACTCCTCTCAGCCCTGTAGTTATCACTCCGTCCTCTACAGAGAACTTCCCATACCGCCGCAGCCCTCGGCTGGCCCCCATAACCAACCTGAGTGTAACCGCCCCCACAGGTGAGAGGAAATACAAGAAGGGTATATTTCCCGGAAGTCCTAGGTATAGTAGCTCAAGAGAAGAGAAAACCCATAAGCTTACATTACTTTATCTCCTTGTCCAAAATATTCAGGAAGGGAAGGTCAATAAGAAAAAGAAGTGCAAGGCCAAAAAAGTAGTTAAGCAAAAGAAGGCCGGTAAGATGCAACAGATGGAAAATGTTGGAGGAAGTAAGGAGGAGGACAAGAAGAGGAAATAG
- the LOC116367424 gene encoding uncharacterized protein LOC116367424 isoform X3 has product MMVRTSIKRPKKNEGCCRGWIAKWMGRRKERLRDKDMAREVKRMGEKSPGKVSGPVSGKTGLSPLETSAPRTLAEALRALPSAVAPPSPDNVPRPLTPLSPVVITPSSTENFPYRRSPRLAPITNLSVTAPTGREGQ; this is encoded by the exons ATGATGGTCAGGACATCAATCAAGAGGCCGAAGAAGAATGAGGGATGCTGTAGAGGATGGATTGCAAAGtggatggggaggaggaaggagagactgagggacaaaGACATGGCTAGGGAGGTCAAGAGGATGGGTGAGAAG AGCCCAGGGAAGGTCTCTGGTCCTGTGTCTGGCAAGACTGGCCTCTCTCCTCTTGAGACCTCAGCACCCCGGACCCTGGCTGAAGCCCTACGGGCCCTGCCCTCTGCTGTGGCCCCTCCCTCCCCAGATAATGTCCCAAGGCCTCTGACTCCTCTCAGCCCTGTAGTTATCACTCCGTCCTCTACAGAGAACTTCCCATACCGCCGCAGCCCTCGGCTGGCCCCCATAACCAACCTGAGTGTAACCGCCCCCACAG GAAGGGAAGGTCAATAA
- the LOC116367424 gene encoding uncharacterized protein LOC116367424 isoform X1 → MMVRTSIKRPKKNEGCCRGWIAKWMGRRKERLRDKDMAREVKRMGEKSPGKVSGPVSGKTGLSPLETSAPRTLAEALRALPSAVAPPSPDNVPRPLTPLSPVVITPSSTENFPYRRSPRLAPITNLSVTAPTGERKYKKGIFPGSPRYSSSREEKTHKLTLLYLLVQNIQEGKVNKKKKCKAKKVVKQKKAGKMQQMENVGGSKEEDKKRK, encoded by the exons ATGATGGTCAGGACATCAATCAAGAGGCCGAAGAAGAATGAGGGATGCTGTAGAGGATGGATTGCAAAGtggatggggaggaggaaggagagactgagggacaaaGACATGGCTAGGGAGGTCAAGAGGATGGGTGAGAAG AGCCCAGGGAAGGTCTCTGGTCCTGTGTCTGGCAAGACTGGCCTCTCTCCTCTTGAGACCTCAGCACCCCGGACCCTGGCTGAAGCCCTACGGGCCCTGCCCTCTGCTGTGGCCCCTCCCTCCCCAGATAATGTCCCAAGGCCTCTGACTCCTCTCAGCCCTGTAGTTATCACTCCGTCCTCTACAGAGAACTTCCCATACCGCCGCAGCCCTCGGCTGGCCCCCATAACCAACCTGAGTGTAACCGCCCCCACAGGTGAGAGGAAATACAAGAAGGGTATATTTCCCGGAAGTCCTAGGTATAGTAGCTCAAGAGAAGAGAAAACCCATAAGCTTACATTACTTTATCTCCTTGTCCAAAATATTCAGGAAGGGAAGGTCAATAAGAAAAAGAAGTGCAAGGCCAAAAAAGTAGTTAAGCAAAAGAAGGCCGGTAAGATGCAACAGATGGAAAATGTTGGAGGAAGTAAGGAGGAGGACAAGAAGAGGAAATAG
- the LOC116367427 gene encoding Meckel syndrome type 1 protein homolog produces MADGWSTDTGEAAYRSRDAVKNLTIKIRIQRVTSTAALSQHLQQQVWTQQERGGIELDTLNSQTQSAFPEYGDAGQVQSYLTGT; encoded by the exons ATGGCAGACGGCTGGAGCACCGACACCGGAGAGGCTGCCTATCGTTCCCGGGATGCTGTCAAAAACCTTACAATTAA GATCCGTATTCAGAGAGTCACCTCCACAGCAGCCCTCTCCCAACACCTTCAGCAGCAGGTTTGGActcaacaggagaggggaggcatTGAGCTGGACACCCTCAACTCACAGACTCAATCAG CATTCCCAGAGTATGGTGACGCAGGTCAAGTCCAATCCTACCTTACTGGCACATAG